In Yarrowia lipolytica chromosome 1F, complete sequence, a genomic segment contains:
- a CDS encoding uncharacterized protein (Compare to YALI0F20812g, ancestral locus Anc_4.71, weakly similar to uniprot|Q8BWR2 Mus musculus TRP26) — protein MDCHSEHVEHDHGDHGHDHGHDHSHVPQPHTSSAQTLYNRISHAGIRTLNESEEGAGASVFKDWESRLDTSKYLESDVDEQLLIHVPFTGLCKIHSLLIRTTNDDSAPRHMKLFKNRDDLDFSTASDLTANHVIEHPEGVGGTLDHSIEVAPTSSSLDEEGIAEYALSRAQWSNITSLTLFVEDNYGEDVTRILYIGLRGEFKELNRAPVVTLYESAANPADHKKIVPGEEYVGDTL, from the coding sequence ATGGACTGCCATTCTGAACACGTTGAACACGATCACGGTGACCACGGCCACGACCATGGACACGACCACAGTCACGTTCCCCAGCCCCATACCTCTTCGGCTCAGACTCTGTATAATCGGATTTCGCACGCTGGCATCCGAACCCTGAACGAGTCTGAAGAGGGAGCCGGAGCCTCTGTCTTCAAGGACTGGGAGTCCCGTCTGGACACCTCCAAGTACCTGGAGAGTGACGTGGACGAGCAGCTTCTTATCCACGTGCCATTCACGGGTCTGTGCAAGATCCACTCGCTGCTCATTCGAACCACCAACGACGACTCTGCCCCTCGACACATGAAGCTATTCAAGAACAGAGATGACCTCGACTTTTCCACCGCCTCCGATCTCACTGCCAACCATGTGATCGAGCATCCCGAGGGGGTCGGAGGCACTCTGGATCACTCCATTGAGGTCGCCCCTACGTCGTCGTCTCTGGATGAAGAGGGTATTGCTGAATATGCACTTTCGCGGGCCCAGTGGTCCAACATCACGAGTCTGACgctgtttgtggaggaCAACTACGGCGAGGACGTGACCCGAATTCTTTACATTGGTCTACGTGGCGAATTCAAGGAACTTAACCGAGCCCCCGTCGTGACGCTGTACGAGTCAGCCGCCAACCCCGCGGATcacaagaagattgtgCCTGGCGAGGAGTATGTTGGAGACACGCTTTAA
- a CDS encoding uncharacterized protein (Compare to YALI0F20834g, weakly similar to uniprot|P87119 Schizosaccharomyces pombe Zinc finger C3HC4 type putative transcription factor), with product MSTTASITILTGTPTNTPATPTTFNTLVTSLTATLGPTSTQSGPPSGVPTNPNSQQQRNTSTTQNYLFFIALALGIVFVNLWIILGIRFLYRRRQRQRAVSDPENQSPDPMIPMIARGMVMTGGHPRARQRRKRQKKVVSLAFMDDNFPMTRYADWKNGTYTNEKRVDEKVLEKEVAERNMTEKEMEAFSDDAIEDSANHTTIVVEEDIGNVGFLSLSNSAGASALSLTETNSRTDRVEPPSDPDTCAICIEQLEDCDEIRVLKCNHVFHFSCITPWMTNRNASCPLCKTQYYIPPPPPMPDWLASNGQVPTPTVDTRVTSTATATTTTTSGSDDSPSLSSQTQIPLAELPPAATSRLSRFKRVMRLT from the coding sequence ATGTCTACCACCGCGTCGATCACAATCTTGACAGGGACACCCACAAATACACCGGCTACGCCTACGACCTTCAACACTTTAGTCACCTCACTAACGGCCACTCTAGGACCCACATCAACTCAAAGTGGGCCTCCTTCTGGTGTCCCCACAAACCCAAACTCTCAGCAACAACGCAACACTTCTACTACACAGAACTATCTGTTCTTCATTGCCCTCGCTCTTGGAATTGTCTTTGTCAATCTCTGGATCATTCTGGGCATCCGGTTCCTATATCGACGACGCCAGCGACAACGAGCTGTGTCGGATCCTGAGAACCAATCTCCCGATCCCATGATTCCCATGATTGCCCGCGGTATGGTGATGACAGGAGGCCATCCCAGAGCCAGGCAGCGAAGGAAGCGACAAAAGAAGGTGGTGTCGCTGGCATTCATGGACGACAACTTCCCTATGACACGCTACGCCGACTGGAAAAACGGTACATACACCAACGAAAAGCGCGTGGACGAAAAGGTACTGGAGAAAGAAGTCGCAGAAAGAAACATGACAGAAAAGGAAATGGAGGCTTTCAGCGATGACGCTATTGAAGACTCCGCAAACCACACTACCATCGtcgtggaggaggatatcGGTAATGTGGGATTTTTGTCGTTATCTAACTCTGCAGGTGCATCTGCGTTATCGCTCACGGAAACAAACTCTAGAACCGACAGAGTGGAGCCACCTTCAGATCCCGATACGTGTGCGATTTGCATCGAGCAGCTAGAGGACTGTGATGAGATCCGTGTGCTTAAGTGCAACCACGTGTTTCACTTCTCTTGCATCACTCCCTGGATGACTAATCGAAATGCGTCTTGTCCGCTGTGCAAGACACAATATTACATTCCCCCACCCCCTCCCATGCCTGACTGGCTGGCTAGCAATGGGCAGGTCCCCACACCAACTGTAGATACTAGGGTCACTAGTACAGCTACAGCCACCACCACGACGACCTCAGGGTCAGATGATAGCCCCTCATTGTCCTCGCAGACGCAGATACCTCTTGCAGAACTGCCGCCTGCAGCAACCTCTCGACTGTCGCGTTTCAAGAGGGTCATGAGGCTGACGTGA
- a CDS encoding uncharacterized protein (Compare to YALI0F20856g, similar to Saccharomyces cerevisiae COF1 (YLL050C); ancestral locus Anc_4.2, highly similar to uniprot|Q03048 Saccharomyces cerevisiae YLL050c COF1 cofilin actin binding and severing protein), which yields MFQPCCSKSTMSRSGVAVNDSALQAFNELKLGKKVTFIIYKINDAKTEIVVEEEGTTDSYDTFLGKLPENDCRYAVYDFEYEISSGEGKRSKLVFFTWSPDTAPVRSKMIYASSKDSLRRALTGISTEIQGTDFSEVAYESVLERVSRGAGSH from the exons ATGTTTCAACCATGTTGCTCGAAAAGCACAATG TCCCGATCCGGTGTTGCCGTTAACGACTCTGCCCTCCAGGCTttcaacgagctcaagctCGGCAAGAAGGTCACCTTCATCATTTACAAGATCAACGATGCCAAGACCGAGATTgttgtcgaggaggagggaaCCACCGACTCTTACGACACCTTCCTCGGCAAGCTGCCCGAGAACGACTGCCGATACGCCGTCTACGACTTTGAGTACGAGATCTCCAGCGGTGAGGGTAAGCGATCCAAGcttgtcttcttcacctGGTCTCCCGATACCGCTCCTGTCCGAAGCAAGATGATCTACGCCTCTTCCAAGGACTCTCTCCGACGGGCTCTTACCGGTATCTCCACCGAGATCCAGGGTACTGACTTCTCCGAGGTTGCTTACGAATCTGTTCTCGAGCGAGTTTCTCGAGGAGCCGGTTCTCACTAA
- a CDS encoding uncharacterized protein (Compare to YALI0F20878g, similar to Saccharomyces cerevisiae YKL162C; ancestral locus Anc_5.646, similar to uniprot|Q6BNU5 Debaryomyces hansenii DEHA0E19965g and ca|IPF14710 Candida albicans unknown function) translates to MNRLPSRLGRMRMPAARSYSIFARTSSKKSLPNPKGEPSAAPDSGKTGKKQPFVHDYSVRPTTYVYRMEDNAESFSKYPLMTSKKLSKSSSRPRGVRMTAKDFMDDSLYNPYYGYFSRNVEIFTTDKPFDYTNINDVDDFLNTWTGEYSKYAANSPTLTGKTKDTSHSGTFPAQDKDFTSRGASKQLWHTPTELFKPYYGEALARYLLVNYKLSLYPYKDLIIYEMGGGNGTLMTNILDYIRDTQPEVYERTRYKVIEISDQLAHKQQSALHTKASETGHRSKVEIINKSIFDWKEPVNDPCFFVALEVFDNFAHDIVRYDNRTLQPYQGHVLVDANGDFHEVYTQKLDEWTKLFLQIRTEALEDYSPDSRLGFHPLSTPWLYKEARNLMWPFHSELSDPEFIPTRYLEFLYILKKYFPQARLLSSDFTHLPETTTSRFSGYNSPVVQTVLDNQMVTTNTHMVLQGYFDILFPTDFELAAQLLRHVCGRVPEISTHQEFLEQWADLDATTTKTGENPMTSFYRNAAFLTN, encoded by the coding sequence ATGAACCGATTGCCCTCCCGCCTGGGCCGAATGCGGATGCCCGCTGCGCGAAGCTACTCGATCTTCGCCCGAACGTCCTCCAAAAAGTCGCTGCCGAACCCCAAGGGTGAGCCCTCGGCAGCACCTGATTCTGGCAAGACCGGCAAGAAACAGCCCTTTGTGCATGACTACTCGGTGCGACCCACGACTTACGTGTACCGAATGGAGGACAATGCGGAGTCGTTCAGCAAGTACCCTCTGATGACAtccaagaagctgtctAAGAGCTCCTCACGGCCCAGAGGAGTCCGAATGACCGCCAAGGACTTCATGGACGACTCTCTTTACAACCCCTACTACGGCTACTTCTCCCGGAACGTGGAGATTTTCACCACCGACAAACCGTTCGATTACACGAATATCAATGATGTGGACGACTTCCTCAACACGTGGACCGGAGAGTACTCCAAATACGCAGCTAACAGCCCGACTTTGACGGGTAAAACAAAAGATACGAGCCATTCGGGTACCTTTCCCGCTCAGGACAAGGACTTCACATCGAGGGGCGCCTCGAAACAGCTGTGGCATACCCCCACCGAGCTGTTCAAGCCTTACTACGGAGAGGCTCTGGCACGATACTTGCTGGTCAACTACAAGCTCTCGCTATACCCCTACAAGGATCTGATCATCTACGAAATGGGAGGAGGTAACGGTACGCTCATGACCAACATTCTCGACTATATTCGAGATACTCAGCCCGAGGTATACGAGCGAACCCGATACAAGGTCATTGAGATTTCCGACCAGCTGGCTCACAAGCAGCAGAGTGCTCTGCACACCAAGGCGTCCGAGACCGGTCATCGGTCCAAGGTCGagatcatcaacaagtcgATTTTTGATTGGAAGGAGCCCGTCAACGACCCCTGCTTCTTTGTCGCCCTCGAAGTTTTTGACAACTTTGCCCACGATATCGTCCGATACGATAACCGAACTTTGCAGCCCTACCAGGGTCATGTTCTGGTTGATGCCAATGGAGACTTCCACGAGGTGTATACTCAGAAGCTCGACGAATGGACCAAGCTTTTCCTTCAGATCCGAACGGAGGCTCTTGAGGACTACTCTCCCGATAGCAGACTCGGTTTCCATCCTCTGTCTACCCCTTGGCTTTACAAAGAGGCCCGAAACCTCATGTGGCCCTTCCACTCTGAACTGTCTGACCCCGAGTTCATCCCCACTCGATACCTCGAGTTCCTGTATattctcaagaagtacTTCCCCCAGGCTAGATTGCTGTCTTCTGATTTCACACATCTGCCCGAGACCACCACTTCACGGTTCTCCGGATACAACTCTCCTGTGGTTCAGACAGTGCTTGACAACCAGATGGTCACCACTAACACACATATGGTTCTGCAGGGTTACTTCGATATTCTCTTCCCCACCGACTTTGAGCTTGCTGCGCAGCTTCTTCGTCACGTGTGTGGCAGAGTGCCTGAGATTTCTACCCATCAGGAGTTCTTGGAACAATGGGCCGACCTTGATGCAACCACTACAAAGACCGGTGAGAACCCCATGACCAGTTTCTACCGAAACGCTGCCTTCCTCACCAATTAA